A region from the Paludicola sp. MB14-C6 genome encodes:
- a CDS encoding Rqc2 family fibronectin-binding protein, which yields MALDGVFLSVIAKEIETNVLNARVEKISQPSKEEIIISLRYKNETGAGSKKLLLSANANSPRIHFTNIALENPQSPPMFCMLLRKHLNTGRLIAVRQSGLDRVLCLDFEAVNELGDLTTNTVVIEIMGRHSNIILINQDNKIIDSIKRITNEVSSVRMVLPGMSYQAPPAQDKLNLFTASMDEVIQRFYKTPSIDVAKSIMQTLEGISPLLARELSYLALKGQDIEKDRLSDYYKQRIIDTLNELKQNLQIGNLQLTVCIEDSLKLNDFTLYDINQYGSKPKKTVYETTSALLDSFYADRDQQQRMKQRSNDLLKLLMNTSERITKKLALQQAELLECANRDTLKAYGDLINANIYRIEKGMHEVTLENFYEEACPSVTIKLDPRKGPAQNAQHYYLEYRKAQTAEQMLHDLMAKSQMELTYIDSVFDAVSRTKGESELLEIREELAEQGYIRATKQKSRMLKAQPPIAYRSSDGYSILCGRNNKQNDKLTLKVARNSDLWLHTQEIAGSHVIIETNGEGMDVPVRTITEAAIIAATNSQGRNSAQVAVDYTLVRYVKKPNGAKPGMVIFTDYYTAYVTPDAQLVESLRVK from the coding sequence ATGGCATTAGACGGCGTATTTTTAAGTGTAATTGCAAAAGAAATAGAAACGAATGTGTTAAATGCCCGAGTGGAAAAGATATCTCAACCGTCTAAGGAAGAAATCATCATTTCTCTTCGCTATAAAAACGAAACAGGTGCAGGAAGTAAGAAGCTATTACTTTCTGCAAATGCAAATTCCCCTAGAATTCATTTTACAAATATTGCGTTAGAAAATCCGCAATCCCCACCTATGTTTTGTATGCTGTTAAGAAAGCATTTAAATACAGGTAGATTAATAGCAGTAAGACAAAGTGGGCTTGACCGTGTTTTATGTCTTGATTTTGAAGCAGTCAATGAATTGGGCGATTTAACCACGAATACAGTTGTCATTGAAATTATGGGTAGGCACTCTAATATTATTTTAATCAACCAAGACAATAAAATAATTGATTCTATTAAACGTATAACAAATGAGGTTTCGAGTGTTCGTATGGTGTTGCCGGGAATGAGCTATCAAGCTCCCCCAGCGCAAGACAAGCTAAACTTATTTACAGCATCAATGGATGAAGTGATACAGCGTTTTTATAAAACTCCTTCTATTGATGTCGCAAAATCCATTATGCAAACGCTAGAGGGTATCTCTCCGTTATTAGCAAGAGAGTTAAGCTATTTAGCTTTAAAAGGGCAGGATATCGAAAAAGACAGATTGTCTGATTACTATAAGCAACGTATTATAGACACGCTAAATGAACTAAAACAAAATCTGCAAATAGGGAATTTACAATTAACTGTCTGCATTGAGGATTCGTTAAAACTCAATGATTTTACTCTTTATGATATTAATCAGTACGGCAGTAAACCAAAGAAAACGGTATATGAAACAACAAGTGCGTTGTTAGATAGCTTCTATGCAGATCGAGATCAGCAACAACGTATGAAGCAGCGCTCAAATGACCTTTTAAAGCTATTGATGAACACAAGTGAACGTATTACGAAAAAGTTGGCTTTACAGCAAGCTGAACTTTTAGAATGTGCCAACCGTGACACATTAAAAGCATATGGCGATTTAATCAATGCAAATATCTATCGAATTGAAAAGGGTATGCATGAAGTGACACTAGAGAATTTTTACGAAGAGGCTTGCCCAAGCGTTACAATTAAGCTTGATCCAAGAAAAGGACCGGCACAAAATGCACAGCACTATTATTTAGAATATAGAAAAGCACAAACAGCAGAGCAAATGCTGCATGATTTAATGGCAAAATCCCAAATGGAATTGACCTATATTGACAGTGTATTTGATGCAGTTTCCCGAACAAAAGGGGAAAGTGAATTACTTGAAATTAGAGAAGAGCTTGCCGAACAAGGTTATATTCGTGCTACAAAACAAAAGAGCAGGATGTTAAAGGCACAACCACCAATTGCATATCGATCAAGTGATGGGTACTCTATTCTTTGTGGACGAAACAATAAACAAAATGACAAGCTTACTTTGAAAGTTGCACGAAACAGTGATTTATGGTTGCACACGCAAGAAATTGCAGGTTCACATGTTATCATTGAAACGAATGGCGAAGGTATGGATGTACCTGTACGTACGATAACAGAGGCTGCGATTATTGCTGCAACAAATTCGCAAGGTAGAAATTCAGCACAAGTAGCTGTAGACTACACCCTTGTGAGATACGTTAAGAAACCGAATGGAGCAAAACCGGGTATGGTCATCTTCACCGATTATTATACAGCCTATGTCACACCAGACGCCCAATTAGTAGAGAGTTTACGAGTGAAGTAA
- a CDS encoding DUF1292 domain-containing protein, with protein MADEMDFNPDIYTLIDEEGVEQTFELLDIMELNDERYFALIPYYENPEETVDDDGDLIILKSQLDDNGEEMMVSIDDEDEYQKVGNIFLEKLSKMFEEELFEDEQE; from the coding sequence ATGGCTGATGAAATGGATTTCAACCCAGATATTTATACACTAATTGACGAAGAAGGCGTAGAACAAACTTTTGAGCTTTTAGACATAATGGAACTAAACGATGAACGTTATTTTGCGTTAATTCCTTATTATGAAAATCCTGAAGAAACTGTTGACGATGACGGCGATTTAATTATTTTAAAATCTCAATTAGATGATAATGGTGAAGAAATGATGGTTTCTATTGATGATGAAGATGAATACCAAAAAGTTGGTAACATTTTCTTAGAGAAACTTTCAAAAATGTTCGAAGAAGAGCTATTCGAAGACGAACAAGAATAA
- a CDS encoding sulfite exporter TauE/SafE family protein, giving the protein MKQIIIKTKYYLVGFIAGLLNGFFGAGGGLLVVPMLQALEVEPRKAHATSIAIILPLSILSTVIYFMKGIRFDPASFLTITSAGIVGAIAGSFLLMRLKNRWLRKIFAIIMIVSAIRILMK; this is encoded by the coding sequence ATGAAACAAATAATAATTAAAACGAAATACTATCTTGTTGGATTTATAGCAGGACTGTTAAATGGTTTTTTCGGCGCAGGTGGTGGATTGCTTGTAGTTCCTATGCTGCAAGCTTTAGAAGTTGAGCCAAGAAAAGCTCACGCTACATCCATTGCAATTATTTTGCCATTAAGCATCCTCAGTACTGTCATTTATTTTATGAAAGGAATACGATTCGATCCAGCGAGCTTTTTAACCATTACATCTGCTGGTATTGTAGGAGCAATTGCAGGTTCTTTTTTACTAATGAGATTAAAAAACAGATGGCTAAGAAAGATATTTGCAATTATTATGATTGTTTCCGCTATTCGGATTTTAATGAAATGA
- a CDS encoding sulfite exporter TauE/SafE family protein: MAKKDICNYYDCFRYSDFNEMMEYVILIMVGILSGICAALGIGGGFVLLIYLTAVLSTNQLEAQLMNLVFFIPIAIISLIIHIRHKLVVKKIAFKAIITGSIGAVLGVFVATVLDAKLLSKLFAFFILIIGIHQLFEKERKIDDEIKEISFRMLQ, translated from the coding sequence ATGGCTAAGAAAGATATTTGCAATTATTATGATTGTTTCCGCTATTCGGATTTTAATGAAATGATGGAATATGTTATATTAATAATGGTTGGAATTCTATCCGGAATTTGTGCTGCATTAGGTATCGGTGGCGGCTTTGTCCTTTTAATTTATTTAACCGCTGTTTTATCAACAAACCAACTAGAAGCACAACTTATGAATCTTGTCTTTTTTATTCCCATTGCTATTATTTCTCTTATTATTCATATTAGACATAAGCTTGTTGTTAAGAAAATTGCTTTCAAAGCGATTATAACAGGTAGTATCGGTGCCGTTTTGGGAGTATTTGTTGCAACTGTTTTAGATGCCAAACTATTATCTAAGCTTTTTGCATTTTTCATCTTAATAATTGGCATTCATCAATTGTTTGAAAAAGAAAGGAAAATTGATGATGAGATAAAAGAAATCAGTTTTCGTATGTTACAATGA
- a CDS encoding RrF2 family transcriptional regulator codes for MHITLEADYAVRIVVYLADAKQRADANTISEATGVSLRFALKILRNLVSSGIVKSFKGTQGGYELNQDPKQITLKSVLEAVEGEYRFSRCLNPESPCTRPKEYDCKVQKVFCKITSEVQKMLDEVTIDSLC; via the coding sequence ATGCATATTACATTAGAAGCAGATTATGCAGTAAGAATTGTAGTATATTTAGCTGATGCGAAACAAAGAGCAGATGCGAATACGATTTCTGAAGCTACAGGCGTATCTTTGAGATTTGCATTAAAAATATTAAGAAATTTAGTTTCAAGTGGTATTGTAAAGTCTTTTAAAGGAACGCAGGGCGGTTACGAATTGAACCAAGATCCAAAGCAAATTACGCTGAAATCTGTTTTAGAGGCTGTAGAGGGTGAATATCGATTTAGCCGTTGCTTAAATCCCGAGTCTCCTTGTACACGTCCAAAAGAATATGATTGTAAGGTGCAAAAGGTTTTTTGTAAGATTACAAGCGAAGTGCAAAAAATGTTGGATGAAGTTACAATTGATAGCTTGTGCTAA
- the rpoD gene encoding RNA polymerase sigma factor RpoD has product MAENGKKMTVMELLERGKAQGKLTTQEITDTLEELDFDMEQMDKLYESLEAMNIEVIEDFTPDLDIEIDTTDPAIVEVELQAEGVNIDDPVKVYLKEIGRVPLLSSDEEIDLATRMAEGDIRARKRLSEANLRLVVSIAKRYVGRGMQFLDLIQEGNLGLIKAVEKFDYTKGFKFSTYATWWIRQAITRAIADQARTIRIPVHMVETINKVKKVSSQLLHKNGHDPSAEEIAKELDMPVDKVREIIRVAQEPVSLETPIGEEEDSHLGDFIPDDDALAPDDAASHILLKEQLSGVLSTLTDREEKVLRLRFGLEDGRSRTLEEVGKEFNVTRERIRQIEAKALRKLRHPSRSKKLKDFLD; this is encoded by the coding sequence ATGGCTGAAAATGGCAAAAAAATGACGGTTATGGAGCTTTTGGAGCGTGGTAAGGCGCAAGGAAAGCTTACAACACAAGAAATTACCGATACATTGGAAGAACTCGATTTTGACATGGAACAAATGGACAAGTTGTATGAGTCTTTAGAAGCAATGAATATCGAAGTAATCGAAGATTTTACTCCTGATTTGGATATAGAGATAGATACAACTGATCCTGCGATTGTTGAAGTTGAGTTACAAGCAGAAGGCGTCAATATTGATGACCCAGTAAAAGTGTATCTAAAGGAAATTGGACGTGTTCCATTGCTTAGCTCCGATGAAGAAATCGATCTTGCAACCAGAATGGCAGAAGGCGACATTCGTGCTCGCAAAAGACTTTCTGAGGCCAATTTAAGATTGGTAGTAAGTATTGCAAAACGTTATGTTGGTCGTGGTATGCAATTCTTAGACTTAATCCAAGAGGGTAACTTAGGCTTAATTAAAGCAGTAGAAAAATTTGATTATACAAAAGGCTTTAAATTTTCCACATATGCTACTTGGTGGATTCGTCAAGCAATTACTCGTGCTATTGCCGACCAAGCAAGAACAATTCGTATTCCTGTTCATATGGTTGAAACAATCAATAAAGTAAAAAAAGTGAGCAGCCAATTGCTTCATAAAAACGGACATGATCCAAGTGCAGAGGAAATTGCAAAAGAATTGGATATGCCTGTTGATAAAGTGCGTGAAATTATTCGTGTTGCTCAAGAGCCAGTTTCTCTTGAAACTCCTATCGGTGAAGAAGAGGATAGCCACTTAGGTGATTTTATTCCGGATGATGATGCATTAGCTCCGGATGATGCAGCTTCTCATATTCTTTTAAAAGAGCAATTAAGCGGCGTTTTATCCACTTTAACCGATCGAGAGGAAAAAGTATTACGTTTACGTTTTGGCTTAGAAGATGGCCGTTCTCGCACCTTAGAAGAGGTTGGTAAAGAGTTTAATGTAACACGTGAACGTATTCGCCAGATTGAAGCAAAAGCATTAAGAAAGCTCCGTCATCCTAGCCGTAGTAAAAAGTTAAAAGATTTCTTAGATTAA
- the dnaG gene encoding DNA primase, whose product MIPQSFIDQLVQTCDIEEVISSYVNVKRAGRNIKALCPFHSEKTPSMVVYQDTQSFFCFGCGAGGDVINFIMQAENLDYVEAIHFLAKRVGLNVPDEKSDDTQMQLKQAILKINREAAKFFHMCLKQPLGAKGYAYFKNRELSDKTITTYGLGYAPDSWTSLTDYLKSKGYKEEELVAAAVCSKAKSGRCFDMFRNRVMFPIIDLRGNVIGFGGRVLDDSKPKYLNSPDTLVFKKSRNLFSLNFAKHEIKDTLILAEGYMDVIAIHAAGFHNVVATLGTALTEEQARLISKYASQVVVAYDSDEAGQKAIHRAINLLSQVGITTRALKMEGAKDPDEYIKKFGAKRFELQINGAVDVIEYELAKLREQFDMATPAGKAEYLSKAINILSDIESKLSREVYAGFVANETGAMPQSVVEQAEKLRIKKYKAQEKKEWREIEQNKFMIKDKVNPEKKDNLKAALAEEGIIAFLFRHPDCIKNTKEKLSPEDFATTFNKRIYEAMIETYEKQNELVVSSLNYAFSPEEMAGISGILARNSNISNNLDTLMSYIDALLIATQTLKKDEILTSDIDDLEQYRKQLLNKKK is encoded by the coding sequence ATGATTCCACAAAGCTTTATCGACCAATTAGTTCAAACTTGTGATATTGAAGAAGTGATTTCTTCTTATGTAAATGTCAAAAGAGCGGGACGTAACATAAAGGCATTGTGTCCGTTTCATTCAGAAAAAACACCTTCTATGGTAGTTTACCAAGATACACAATCTTTTTTTTGTTTTGGCTGTGGAGCCGGTGGCGATGTTATCAACTTTATTATGCAGGCTGAAAACTTAGATTATGTAGAAGCAATTCATTTTTTAGCAAAACGAGTAGGTTTAAATGTACCCGATGAAAAAAGCGATGATACGCAAATGCAGCTAAAGCAGGCGATTCTTAAAATAAACCGAGAAGCTGCAAAGTTTTTTCATATGTGCTTAAAACAACCATTAGGTGCTAAGGGATATGCTTATTTTAAAAATCGTGAATTATCAGATAAAACAATTACGACTTACGGGTTAGGCTATGCTCCTGATTCATGGACTTCATTGACCGATTATTTAAAGAGCAAAGGCTATAAGGAAGAAGAATTAGTTGCAGCAGCGGTGTGCTCCAAAGCGAAAAGTGGAAGATGCTTTGATATGTTTCGTAATCGGGTTATGTTTCCGATTATTGACTTGCGTGGAAATGTCATTGGATTTGGCGGTCGTGTATTAGACGATAGTAAGCCCAAATACTTAAACTCCCCCGATACTTTAGTATTTAAAAAAAGCAGAAATCTATTTTCTTTAAATTTCGCAAAGCATGAAATTAAGGACACTTTAATTTTAGCAGAAGGCTATATGGATGTTATTGCAATCCATGCGGCAGGCTTTCATAATGTTGTTGCAACATTGGGAACGGCGTTAACGGAAGAGCAAGCAAGGCTTATCAGTAAATATGCAAGTCAAGTAGTAGTAGCATATGACTCCGATGAAGCAGGTCAAAAAGCAATTCATAGAGCAATCAATCTTCTTTCTCAAGTTGGAATTACTACAAGAGCATTGAAGATGGAAGGTGCAAAAGATCCTGATGAATACATAAAAAAATTCGGAGCAAAGCGATTTGAGCTGCAAATTAACGGTGCGGTTGATGTAATTGAGTATGAATTAGCGAAATTACGGGAACAATTTGATATGGCGACTCCAGCTGGTAAAGCGGAGTATTTGTCTAAAGCAATTAACATTTTATCGGATATTGAAAGTAAGCTTTCCCGTGAAGTATATGCAGGGTTTGTAGCAAATGAAACCGGTGCAATGCCACAATCCGTTGTAGAACAGGCAGAAAAATTGCGTATTAAAAAATACAAAGCACAAGAGAAAAAAGAATGGCGGGAAATTGAGCAAAATAAGTTCATGATCAAAGATAAAGTTAACCCTGAAAAGAAAGATAATTTGAAAGCTGCACTTGCAGAAGAAGGAATAATTGCTTTCTTGTTTAGACATCCCGATTGTATTAAAAATACAAAAGAGAAGTTATCCCCAGAGGATTTTGCAACGACGTTTAACAAGAGAATTTATGAAGCGATGATTGAAACGTATGAAAAGCAAAATGAATTGGTGGTATCTTCGTTAAACTATGCATTTTCTCCAGAAGAAATGGCGGGAATATCGGGGATATTAGCAAGAAATAGTAATATTTCTAATAATTTGGATACACTAATGTCGTACATTGACGCCTTGTTAATTGCGACACAAACATTAAAAAAAGATGAGATACTGACAAGTGATATTGATGATTTAGAGCAATATCGAAAGCAACTATTAAACAAGAAAAAGTAA
- a CDS encoding deoxyguanosinetriphosphate triphosphohydrolase, which produces MIREDLERLEVNILSPYASLSSKSKGRIIETEKCDFRTEYQRDRDKILHCNSFRRLKHKTQVFLSPQGDHYRTRLTHTLEVSQIARTISRCLRLNEDLTEAIALGHDLGHTPFGHAGEYVLNELHDGGFLHNIQSVRVVDHIENYGKGLNLTYEVKNGIACHSDNLVDATTLEGRVVRISDKIAYINHDIEDAIRAGVLRESDLPYDSIYILGRTKSERITTMIQSIVEYSKDDIQMADEVLKAHNGLKAFMFENVYSNSEAKSEDKKAQDIVKVLYEYYLHHVNELPDFYHTIIEKFGMKQAVCDYVAGMTDQFAVELYKEMYIPKFWSR; this is translated from the coding sequence ATGATACGGGAAGATTTGGAACGGCTTGAAGTCAACATACTTTCACCATATGCATCCCTTTCTTCTAAATCTAAAGGAAGAATTATTGAAACCGAAAAATGTGATTTTAGAACAGAGTATCAACGTGATCGTGATAAAATACTGCATTGTAATTCGTTTCGAAGATTAAAACATAAAACTCAAGTGTTTTTATCTCCACAGGGCGATCATTATCGTACTCGTTTGACTCATACGTTGGAAGTATCCCAAATTGCAAGAACGATTTCACGTTGCCTTCGCTTAAATGAAGATTTAACTGAGGCAATTGCACTTGGCCATGATTTAGGTCATACGCCTTTTGGACATGCCGGTGAATATGTATTGAACGAACTTCATGATGGTGGATTTCTTCATAATATACAAAGTGTTCGAGTAGTTGACCATATTGAAAACTACGGAAAAGGGCTAAACTTAACTTATGAAGTGAAGAATGGTATTGCTTGTCATTCCGATAATCTAGTAGATGCAACTACGCTAGAAGGACGAGTGGTTCGCATATCCGATAAAATTGCGTATATCAATCATGATATTGAAGATGCAATTCGTGCAGGAGTGCTTCGAGAATCCGATTTACCATATGATAGTATTTATATATTAGGCCGCACAAAAAGCGAGCGAATCACTACTATGATTCAATCCATTGTTGAATACAGCAAAGATGATATTCAAATGGCTGATGAAGTATTAAAAGCACATAACGGCTTAAAAGCATTTATGTTTGAAAACGTTTATAGTAATTCTGAGGCTAAGTCTGAAGATAAAAAAGCGCAAGATATTGTAAAAGTGCTTTATGAATATTATTTGCATCATGTGAATGAGTTACCTGATTTTTATCATACTATTATCGAAAAATTCGGTATGAAACAGGCTGTTTGTGATTATGTTGCTGGAATGACTGATCAATTTGCAGTGGAGCTATATAAAGAGATGTATATACCAAAATTCTGGAGTAGATAA
- a CDS encoding YigZ family protein — protein sequence MGYKTIQAYATDEFIEKKSRFIGYIMPVTTEKEATDFIAKISKNHFDATHNVYAYILREGQIKRYSDNGEPQGTAGIPVLDVLQKEGLVDVCVVVTRYFGGTMLGAGGLVRAYSHGASIAVRAAKIMYMTECNVITLECEYTLYGKINYIIPNYNIKVQRCDFTAAVQLELLIEQEKTDAFLKEITDLSNGQVTPYITGQVFADMA from the coding sequence ATGGGTTACAAAACGATTCAAGCTTACGCAACGGATGAGTTTATCGAAAAAAAATCTCGGTTTATTGGCTATATTATGCCTGTTACAACGGAAAAAGAGGCTACTGATTTTATAGCTAAAATTTCTAAAAATCATTTTGATGCCACCCATAATGTATATGCATATATTTTAAGAGAAGGGCAAATTAAACGATATTCCGATAACGGAGAACCACAAGGAACTGCCGGAATCCCTGTTTTAGACGTATTACAAAAAGAAGGGTTAGTCGATGTTTGCGTTGTAGTAACTCGCTATTTTGGAGGAACTATGCTTGGAGCAGGGGGGCTGGTACGGGCATATTCTCACGGCGCCTCTATTGCAGTTAGAGCCGCAAAGATTATGTATATGACAGAGTGTAATGTAATCACATTAGAATGTGAATATACTTTATACGGAAAAATCAACTATATCATACCAAATTATAATATTAAGGTTCAGCGTTGTGATTTTACAGCAGCAGTACAGCTGGAATTGTTAATTGAGCAAGAGAAAACAGATGCATTTCTAAAAGAGATTACGGACCTTTCCAACGGGCAAGTGACTCCATATATAACAGGGCAAGTTTTTGCCGATATGGCTTAA
- the rpmE gene encoding 50S ribosomal protein L31 produces MKSGIHPKYQKTTIKCACGEVIETASTREDIKVEICSKCHPFYTGQQKLSNAGGRVDRFKKRFGM; encoded by the coding sequence ATGAAATCAGGTATTCATCCAAAATATCAAAAAACTACAATTAAATGTGCTTGTGGTGAAGTTATCGAAACAGCATCAACAAGAGAAGATATAAAAGTTGAAATTTGTTCTAAATGTCATCCATTTTATACTGGTCAACAAAAACTAAGCAATGCTGGTGGCCGTGTGGATCGATTCAAAAAACGTTTTGGCATGTAG